One Sodalinema gerasimenkoae IPPAS B-353 DNA segment encodes these proteins:
- a CDS encoding DUF3082 domain-containing protein: protein MTQKLDDTRTILRGFTGSFTSATISLLLYRLTLSIVQTFAEKPLATDNQTALNIAAAVRTLVMGLSALATFVFGFAALGLFLLSLQILGKKLFGGDKGSVES, encoded by the coding sequence ATGACTCAAAAGCTTGATGATACTCGTACAATTCTACGGGGCTTTACCGGCTCCTTTACCTCAGCCACCATTTCGCTATTGCTCTATCGCTTGACCCTCTCTATTGTGCAGACGTTTGCGGAAAAGCCTCTCGCGACGGATAACCAAACGGCCCTCAATATCGCGGCAGCGGTTCGTACCTTGGTGATGGGGTTGAGTGCTTTGGCGACCTTTGTGTTTGGCTTTGCGGCTTTAGGCCTGTTCTTGTTGTCTCTCCAGATTTTGGGTAAGAAGCTCTTTGGAGGGGATAAAGGTTCAGTGGAGAGTTGA
- the truB gene encoding tRNA pseudouridine(55) synthase TruB, whose translation MPVIGFLNLNKPLGWTSHDCVAKVRGVLKTKKVGHGGTLDPKASGVLPLAVGRATRLLQYLPNRKAYEATVRFGLSTTTDDLEGDVITQQAVPHLSLAQIEAVIPQFLGRIEQIPPQYSAIQVGGKRLYDLARAGVEIEVPSREVEVMGIEVLQWQPGEFPELRLGIRCGGGTYIRAIARDLGAVLGAGATLAQLERTQSSGFHLADSISLEALIAQVERREDIGPLLFPPEVAIADLPQVRLPEHLAQRWCLGQRFELEQNQANREADSLAVFREDGQFLGIGTWKIGDSTMDTTPKFAPKLVFFNS comes from the coding sequence ATTCCCGTGATTGGTTTCCTAAATCTCAACAAACCCCTCGGCTGGACATCCCATGATTGTGTGGCGAAAGTTCGGGGGGTGCTGAAAACGAAAAAAGTAGGTCATGGGGGAACCCTCGATCCCAAAGCCAGCGGCGTGTTACCCCTCGCCGTCGGACGGGCCACGCGCCTGTTGCAATATCTACCCAATCGCAAAGCCTATGAAGCCACGGTGCGTTTTGGCCTGTCCACAACAACCGATGACTTGGAAGGAGATGTCATCACTCAACAGGCGGTGCCTCATCTGTCTCTGGCGCAAATTGAAGCGGTAATTCCCCAATTTTTGGGTCGAATTGAGCAAATCCCCCCTCAATATAGTGCCATTCAAGTGGGGGGAAAACGGCTTTATGATTTGGCTCGGGCTGGGGTCGAGATTGAGGTTCCGTCGCGAGAGGTGGAGGTCATGGGAATTGAGGTTCTTCAGTGGCAGCCGGGAGAGTTCCCAGAGCTTCGTTTGGGCATTCGCTGTGGGGGGGGAACCTATATTCGGGCGATCGCCCGGGATTTGGGCGCCGTTCTCGGCGCTGGGGCAACTCTGGCTCAGCTTGAACGAACCCAGAGCAGCGGCTTTCATCTGGCAGACAGTATTAGTTTAGAGGCGTTAATCGCGCAAGTAGAACGCCGCGAGGATATAGGGCCGCTGTTGTTTCCTCCTGAGGTGGCGATCGCCGATTTGCCCCAGGTTAGGCTACCGGAGCATCTGGCACAGCGGTGGTGTTTGGGGCAGCGGTTTGAGTTAGAACAAAATCAGGCTAATCGGGAGGCTGACTCGTTGGCGGTTTTTCGAGAGGATGGCCAGTTTTTAGGAATTGGAACCTGGAAAATTGGCGATTCAACTATGGATACAACGCCAAAGTTTGCTCCCAAGCTTGTCTTTTTTAATTCCTAA
- a CDS encoding aspartate kinase, giving the protein MAPIVQKYGGTSVGSVERLQAVAQRVAKTAQTGQPVVVVVSAMGKTTDGLVQLATEISSNPCRREMDMLLSTGEQVSIALLSLALQELGQPAISMTGAQVGIVTEAEHSRARILQIQTQRLQRHLDAGKVVVVAGFQGIAQGDDLEITTLGRGGSDTSAVALAAALNADRCEIYTDVPGILTTDPRLVPEAQLMPEITCDEMLELASLGAKVLHPRAVEIARNYGVTLVVRSSWTDDPGTRVIAPPRKPRQLKGLELVHPVDAVEFDADQAKVALLRVPDRPGIAATLFGEIGRQQVDVDLIVQSIHEGNTNDIAFTVTKEMLTRAESVSQAVIPALTGLDNTTDTDLLIDPQIAKVSIVGAGMIGRPGVAAQMFSALAAAEVNIQMISTSEVKVSCVVAAEDGDRAIASLCEAFDVHPSTVREQELVSLDSESNPLIPMVRGVALDQNQARLAILQVPDRAGRAAKIFQHLADKNISVDMIIQSQRCHIVGDCPRRDIAFTVAQTDAAAAKDLLTPLLAALDCGSLVVDPAIAKVSIVGSGMIGQPGVAAKMFAALAQDGINIETIATSEIKISCVIPEADGVKALKAIHKAFELGTPRTP; this is encoded by the coding sequence ATGGCACCTATCGTACAAAAATATGGCGGCACGTCCGTTGGCTCGGTGGAGCGTCTGCAAGCAGTGGCTCAACGGGTGGCCAAGACTGCCCAAACGGGACAACCGGTGGTTGTAGTGGTTTCAGCGATGGGCAAAACCACGGATGGCCTGGTGCAGTTGGCCACGGAAATCTCCTCCAATCCCTGTCGCCGGGAAATGGATATGTTGCTGTCGACCGGGGAACAAGTATCCATCGCTCTGTTGAGTTTAGCCCTCCAGGAATTGGGACAACCGGCCATTTCCATGACCGGGGCCCAGGTGGGAATTGTTACGGAAGCCGAACATAGTCGGGCCCGGATTCTTCAGATTCAAACTCAGCGCCTACAACGACATCTTGATGCTGGCAAGGTGGTCGTGGTGGCTGGATTCCAGGGCATCGCTCAGGGAGATGATTTAGAAATTACCACCTTAGGGCGCGGCGGCTCAGATACGTCAGCGGTGGCCCTGGCGGCGGCCCTGAATGCCGATCGCTGTGAAATCTATACGGATGTCCCCGGTATCCTCACCACAGACCCCCGCTTGGTTCCTGAGGCGCAACTCATGCCAGAAATCACCTGTGATGAGATGCTGGAGTTAGCCAGTTTGGGGGCGAAAGTCCTCCATCCTCGGGCGGTGGAAATTGCCCGCAATTATGGCGTGACCCTGGTGGTGCGATCGAGTTGGACGGATGACCCCGGAACCCGTGTGATTGCCCCACCTCGAAAACCGCGCCAATTAAAGGGTTTGGAATTAGTCCATCCGGTGGATGCAGTCGAATTTGATGCGGATCAGGCGAAGGTGGCTCTGTTACGAGTCCCCGATCGCCCTGGGATTGCGGCGACGCTCTTTGGTGAAATTGGTCGCCAACAGGTGGATGTGGATTTGATTGTGCAGTCGATTCATGAGGGCAATACGAATGATATTGCCTTCACGGTGACCAAGGAGATGTTAACCCGGGCGGAATCGGTGTCTCAGGCGGTCATTCCGGCTCTGACGGGTCTTGACAACACCACGGATACGGATTTACTGATTGACCCTCAGATTGCCAAAGTGAGCATCGTGGGAGCGGGAATGATTGGCCGTCCTGGAGTGGCGGCCCAGATGTTCTCGGCTTTGGCGGCGGCGGAAGTTAACATTCAGATGATTTCGACGAGTGAGGTGAAGGTTAGTTGTGTGGTGGCGGCGGAAGACGGCGATCGGGCGATCGCCTCTCTCTGTGAAGCCTTTGATGTACATCCCTCAACGGTACGAGAACAGGAGTTAGTGAGCCTAGATTCAGAGTCTAACCCTCTCATCCCCATGGTGCGCGGCGTCGCCCTCGACCAAAATCAGGCCCGTTTAGCCATTTTACAAGTCCCCGATCGAGCGGGACGAGCGGCTAAGATTTTCCAACACCTCGCGGACAAAAATATCAGTGTGGACATGATCATTCAGTCCCAACGCTGTCATATTGTCGGAGACTGTCCCCGACGAGATATTGCCTTCACGGTGGCTCAAACCGATGCAGCAGCAGCCAAAGACCTGTTAACGCCCCTCTTGGCGGCGTTAGATTGTGGTTCTCTGGTGGTTGATCCGGCGATCGCCAAGGTGAGCATTGTCGGTTCAGGGATGATTGGCCAGCCAGGGGTAGCGGCAAAAATGTTTGCGGCCCTAGCGCAAGATGGCATCAACATCGAAACCATCGCCACCTCAGAAATCAAAATTAGTTGCGTCATCCCCGAAGCGGATGGCGTCAAAGCCCTCAAAGCCATTCACAAAGCCTTCGAGTTAGGAACCCCCCGAACCCCCTAA
- a CDS encoding Crp/Fnr family transcriptional regulator gives MQSEAFSELFPLFNAANPETVDWLLSVADEHEYPPNRAVLMEDAWGNAVYFLVSGWVKVRRLSGEDAVTLAILGRGDFFGEMAILDESPRSSDAIAISEVTLLSVSAQRFIQTLFKDVQLHHRMLQLMVRRLRQTNVRFQLRNRPPAIKLAKTLVSLGENYGEVTDRGTRIYNLDPKDLANVSDISPEESQKLLAKLVSKHWVEIDEADESMYLLNLKQLAHLAGHMG, from the coding sequence ATGCAAAGCGAAGCCTTTAGCGAGCTATTCCCTCTGTTTAACGCAGCAAATCCTGAAACGGTCGATTGGCTGTTATCGGTGGCCGATGAACATGAATATCCTCCCAATCGAGCGGTGTTAATGGAGGATGCCTGGGGAAATGCAGTGTATTTTCTGGTCTCGGGTTGGGTGAAAGTGCGCCGCCTCTCGGGGGAGGATGCTGTGACGCTGGCGATTTTAGGACGGGGTGACTTTTTTGGGGAGATGGCCATCTTAGATGAGTCTCCCCGCTCTAGTGATGCGATCGCCATCAGTGAAGTCACCCTCCTCAGTGTCTCGGCCCAACGCTTTATCCAAACTCTGTTTAAAGATGTGCAGCTTCATCACCGAATGCTGCAATTGATGGTCCGTCGGCTGCGTCAAACCAATGTCCGCTTTCAGTTACGCAACCGCCCCCCAGCGATTAAGTTAGCCAAAACCCTCGTCTCATTGGGGGAAAACTACGGCGAAGTCACCGATCGCGGAACCCGGATTTACAATCTAGATCCCAAGGACTTAGCCAATGTCTCCGATATTAGCCCGGAAGAGTCTCAGAAGTTACTGGCGAAGTTAGTGAGTAAACATTGGGTTGAGATCGACGAGGCGGATGAAAGTATGTATCTTCTCAACCTTAAACAACTGGCCCATCTGGCCGGACATATGGGGTGA